One region of Chaetodon auriga isolate fChaAug3 chromosome 5, fChaAug3.hap1, whole genome shotgun sequence genomic DNA includes:
- the LOC143321220 gene encoding phosphatidylinositol 4-phosphate 5-kinase-like protein 1 — protein sequence MAQRKAAGSSRAATQRRWWHLRQEWRMLGVFEINREHEFYHLTAMIKEGMHTSIQTTMDTPGQDTLTAEHYKAEETQSYEGFEMQTFAASVFAKLRRSLDITEEEYMNSLCSGDCYLQFVSNSKSKADFFVTNDKRFFIKTQSRREIRFLLSNLQAYMDHLEKHPHSLLVRFLGVHRIVIPNEVNKYFIVMQSVFYPDERINIRYDIKGCEVGRWTNPDTGGKQIIKVLKDNNFEGQNIALDQEKSWFANQVKMDAAFLKELNVLDYSLLLAHQPLHRDELEGKCSLADIVIRTTKSVDFDDSPTRSDPPTTPLLEEARGEVVPDTADYGSGKPQAADEGFEGIPLQEIHCPAKETGTDFELEEFHKHHCRLLPNCKNAIHVIDGPDRRYFVGIIDIFTVYGWKKRLENLWKNIRYPGKAFSTVNPNKYSHRFCQWMQDHTQ from the exons ATGGCTCAGAGAAAAGCTGCTGGCTCCTCCAGAGCTGCTACGCAAAGACGCTGGTGGCATTTGAGACAGGAATGGAGGATGCTTGGAGTGTTTGAGATCAACCGAGAGCACGAGTTCTACCATCTGACAGCCATGATAAAAGAAGGCATGCATACCTCCATTCAGACCACCATGGACACACCAGGCCAG GATACACTCACAGCTGAACATTACAAGGCAGAGGAAACTCAAAGCTATGAG GGGTTTGAGATGCAGACATTTGCAGCGTCAGTGTTTGCCAAACTGAGGCGTTCACTGGATATCACAGAGGAGGAATATATGAACTCCCTCTGCTCAGGCGACTGCTACCTCCAGTTTGTCAGTAACTCCAAGAGCAAAGCAGATTTCTTTGTCAC GAATGACAAGAGGTTCTTCATAAAGACCCAGAGCAGACGTGAGATCAggtttctcctgtccaatcTGCAGGCATACATGGACCACTTGGAGAAACACCCTCATTCACTGTTGGTGAGATTTCTAG GTGTCCACAGGATTGTTATTCCAAATgaagtaaat AAGTACTTCATTGTGATGCAGAGTGTGTTTTACCCTGATGAGAGGATCAATATTAG ATATGACATTAAAGGCTGTGAGGTGGGAAGATGGACTAACCCTGACACAGGGGGGAAACAAATAATAAAAGTGCTGAAGGACAATAACTTTGAAGGGCAGAACATTGCATTAG ATCAAGAGAAATCCTGGTTTGCCAATCAAGTGAAAATGGATGCTGCTTTCCTTAAAGAGCTAAATGTGCTGGACTACAGTCTGCTGTTGGCCCATCAGCCTCTGCACCGAGACGAGCTTGAGGGGAAATGCTCCTTGGCAGACATTGTTATCCGCACCACAAA GTCTGTGGACTTTGATGACAGTCCCACAAGGTCAGACCCCCCCACCACTCCATTACTGGAAGAGGCCAGGGGTGAGGTGGTACCAGACACTGCAGACTATGGGTCAGGCAAGCCACAGGCAGCAGATGAGGGCTTTGAAGGGATCCCCCTCCAGGAGATACACTGCCCTGCAAAAGAAACTGGGACTGACTTCGAGCTAGAGGAATTCCATAAGCATCACTGTAGGCTTCTGCCCAACTGCAAAAATGCTATTCATGTCATAGATGGGCCAGATCGTCGCTACTTTGTGGGCATTATAGACATTTTTACTGTCTACGGTTGGAAGAAAAGACTTGAGAACCTGTGGAAGAACATCCGCTACCCAGGCAAGGCCTTTTCCACAGTTAACCCCAACAAATATTCACACAGGTTCTGTCAGTGGATGCAGGACCACACTCAGTGA